CGTTCTGTGCAGCAAGTAGGGGAGGGGACGCTGGCAGGTGCTTGCAGGTGGCACGGACGTTCTCCCCCACCGCTCACTTCCTGGTATCGATTGCAGCTCAGCCAACAAATGTCTGCTGAAGGTGGCAGCCTACGCCGCGCAGCTGGAGCAGTACCAGAAGGCGATAGAAATCTACGAGCAGGTGAGGCAGGGGCAGCCTGTCCCTCTGCACCTGCAGGGACCAGCTCCTGGGCACTGCGCTGTCCTGTTGGGCCTCAGtcacagaaatcatagaatcatagaaccatagaatggcctgggttgaaaaggaccataatgatcatctggtttcaacctccctgctgagtgtaGGGTCGCCagccaccagaccaggctgcccagagccacgtgcagcctggccttgaacgcctccagggatggggcatccagtCTGAGGGTGGGATGGGTTTTCCCCTTGACTCCTCTCTGAAACCTGTCCGGCTGCCCCATAACTGCACAGACACTGGCATTTGTCATGGCCTTTATTTGCAAACACTTGGGTGGCGCTGTGTGTAGTTTTAATCAGGTGTCGTGCTTTTAATTCAGTTCCTAATGATGCAGCTTTCTTTCCCGACTCAAATAATCTCCTTTTTACACCTAGGTCGGGACAAACACAATGGATAACCCTTTGCTGAAGTACAGCGCGAAGGAGTATTTCTTCAAAGCTGCCCTGTGCCACTTCATCGTGGACGAGCTGAACGCTAAGGTCAGTGGGCTCGGGGTGGTTGCCCCCACCTCATGCACCGTGCTGACCAACCCTTGCCAGCAGTGAGGTGTTTCTGCAGGCACAGGGCTCTGGTGGCTGTTGCAGGGGCTTGTAGCTGGTGCTGTCAGCTGCCATTTGCTGGGCTGGGATGGCTGAATCTCCACCAGACTCCAGTGCAGCACATCCAGAGTGAAGCTCGGGGGTAAACCAGGGCACGTGCTACTGCAGTGTCCAATGCAGAGAGTtctgcttcctgccctgccCGTGCTCTGGCTGTGTCTGCTCGGTTCTTGCCCAGCGATATCTCAGGCCACAGCTGGCTCTGAGAAGTCTGAGGCCAGGCCTGACCCTGCCTCTTCATTTCCCCGTGCTTGTGGGTTTGCTGTGAGCTTTTTTCTTGAGTTTTCTGTGTGGTGTTAGGACGAGAAGAGAAAAACCGAAATAAAAAGTGAGGAATTCTGCGTGAAAAGGGCCTAAGGGCGTGCTTCTCTCTTTCAGCTCGCGCTTGAGAAGTACGAAGAGATGTTCCCAGCGTTCACAGATTCACGGGAGTGCAAGCTATTGAAAGTAAGTAAAGCCAGTGTTAAAAGAACGCGCTCACATTTAGAAATGCAGACTGccctttgctttgtgctttttcgCCTCGCCACGGGTTTGGCCTTCTACTCAAAACGCCTTAAGGGACATCAGACATCGGACTCGCTGTGCGTTGGATTCAGACCGAGCCggtgggagcagcaggatgATTCCTGTGGTTAACTTGAACAAATCTGGGTTTGCGTTTGTGGTGGGGGTTGGGTAGGTGGCAAAGGTTCCCCCCTCCTGGAGGGACTTGTGGTATTTTCTGACTTGTAATGGTGTTCTCCTAGAAACTGCTGGAAGCCCACGAGGAGCAAAACTCCGAGGCGTACACCGAGGCAGTAAGTACCCACAACTCTGTGCCTTGGCGGCTGGGGCTCTTTGAGGTGGcctccctttttctctctctgtgtaaCAGAGGCCTTTTCTACCctggggaagagctgcaggtTTCAAAGATGACGCTTGAGGAGATGGACAGCGCTGCTTTTGCAGCTGCTTTCTAACTGCTCGTTTCTTTCCGTGCAATAGGTTAAAGAATTCGATTCGATATCGCGGTTGGATCAGTGGCTCACAACCATGCTGCTTCGCATCAAGAAGTCAATCCAAGGAGAAGGGGACGGGGACCTGAAGTGAATTGTTCGTGGTGTTTGTGGCATGCAGCCTCAGTCATTTGTTCTCGTGTTCCAGCCAAGGACCACCACAGGATACGTGATAAAATATCTAGCTTAATTTTGTTGCTTCTAAGTCCAAATGACTGTGTGTTTCTTTAGTACCCTGCTCTTTGTTGTGACAACGTGGGTAGATGAGCAGCGATGCTCTGGGTATCACGGGCAGATTTTTCTAAGGTGAAAGGAACACTTCTGGCAgaaatctttgtgtttttcGTTATTGATGAGCCCAAAGTTTGCACTTGGAACaactcctttcttcccttcctgttCTGTCTTAAGGTTCAGTAGCACTGAGTGAAGCATGTAAATATTATTTGTCTGTGCCAGTGCAGTACAAGTAATAGATTCTGCTCTGCTTCCGTATCGTTCTTGGttcctgtttttaaatggaCCTCTGCCAGATGCACTTGGATCTTGGTTTTTTTGATGACTGAGCTTTTTACATGGTGCTAGTGAAAGGCTTTGTGACTCTTAGACACGGGATGCACGGATAGATACGAGGGCCTGGTGCTGAAAGCATTGCACACCAGAGGACAGGACTGCTTAGATGGGTGAGCCCTGCCAGTGGTGGGCGGGAGCAGACCTAGTGAAttgtgtattttgtatttaagatCTAAATATAAAACGTAAGGCTCTTCTCTATTTTCTTGGATCtatttttccactttatttcGTGGcacacccccagccctgctacCCTAAGCTGACTTGACCCAAgtaacaatatatttttctaacttttcaTTTACATCAGCTCCTGTTGCTGTCTCCTGCGGGTCTTTTGTGCGTGCCAGGCAGTTACCCCTTAGTTTCTGACCCTTTTGCTGTTGGCTGAGCTGCCTCGTTGTTGTGACGTGCAGAGGtgctggcagagccctggcatCGAGCAGGAGCCTCGTCTTAGTTGTCTGGGTGACAGATGGGATCGAGCGTGCTCTGAGAAGATGTAGGCGCTTTAGAAATTCTTGTTGTCACTTCAGAGAcgtgttttaaaatgtctgcaACCACGCTGTGGGGCTGGCGGTGATTAAGCTACCTACACCCCAGCGCGTGCACTGAGGGATTTGTGAGCCTATGCAGGCTGGCAGTGGTTGGCACTTGGCATCTCTCCGCTGTGGAGCGACTCTCAGATGTGCTGGTGATGTGCTAAGGATGGAAACGTAGCTGCTTTGTTTGGTGTTTATGGCAGCTCTGGTGGGCGCTGCTGCAGTTGGGACTCTGCCCTGTTTCTCTTGCTGTAGGGACTGTGTTGgctttcattgctttttgctttcaatCTAGATATTTATTGGAGTAGAACACCATTGGATGGACAGACAGGCTGCCTGACCTAAAAGCAGTTTGTTATTCTAGAAGCAGTACTGTTATTTCCCTCTTGCTTGAGCataagaaaaccaaaaatcacTCCTGGGCCAtgttctggttttcttttctgactgtTCCCACCAGTCACGTAAACTGTTCTATGCATCAGAACATGAAAGGtgagagccaggagctgggcaggcCTAGGGTGAGTCCACTACGAAGCCAGGAAGATGCTCAGTCTCCCACCCAACTTCAGTTTCCTCACTTCTCAGAGGTGTTTTTCCACCCACTTAGAGCAGAAGTTGGATGGGTTGCAGATATGGTCTCATTTTGTGCAAGAGGGTCCCaagatgcagctgctgctgaactcaCCTGGGCTTGGACCcattttggtttcattttgctAAGCGTAGGCACGTCCTGTGGAGGGGTTTGACTTCTGTTAATGTCACACAGAACCAAGGCACGcgttttatgccttttttttggTTAGTTCTTCCCATTGTCAGTATTGTGCCCAGCTGTGATAagatgctgctgttgctggTGGACCAGAAGACCGTTCCCTTGGGGTTCTGCGGTCTGTTGCTGTGCTCTGGAGTAAATATCATTACAATACAAATGTTTGTTCTGTATAAATAGGCTACAGCATGACCTCCAGTGTATCAGTTGACCAttgtaacagttttaaaatgacaaTCTGCCACTCTGCTGTCTTCCTTCCCCCCAGTACACATACTATGAAAACTTATTAATGAAATGGCCTTAGCAGGAATATGATGTCTTGTGTGAATCTGTACATtaataaagtgaaaaatcatgaattaaacatttcagtcttttaaTAAGAACGGTTCATACGCGTAACTCACATCTGTCCATTCATGGAGTACAAAAGCTTCCCTGGCTACAGGTACTAATGCTCGGATTTACTTAAATATATCTACAAACTCTTTACATTGGTCACTGGGAATACTGAGTTTCAACAGGACATGGTgcttgaataaatatttcaaatataacCTCTTGGAatgttctcttaaaaaaaaaaaaaaaatccctttctcTAGCTTAAgttatgattctatggaaacACATCAGACGTCCCTTTAAGGTCAAAAAATAGCTCTGTGCC
The sequence above is drawn from the Numida meleagris isolate 19003 breed g44 Domestic line chromosome 3, NumMel1.0, whole genome shotgun sequence genome and encodes:
- the NAPB gene encoding beta-soluble NSF attachment protein isoform X2: MDSSGKEREAVQLMAEAEKRVKGSHSFLRGLFGGNTRVEEACEMYTRAANMFKIAKNWSAAGNAFCQAAKLHMQLQSKHDSATSFVDAGNAYKKADPQEAINCLNAAIDIYTDMGRFTIAAKHHITIAEIYEAELVDIEKAIAHYEQAADYYKGEESNSSANKCLLKVAAYAAQLEQYQKAIEIYEQVGTNTMDNPLLKYSAKEYFFKAALCHFIVDELNAKLALEKYEEMFPAFTDSRECKLLKKLLEAHEEQNSEAYTEAVSTHNSVPWRLGLFEVASLFLSLCNRGLFYPGEELQVSKMTLEEMDSAAFAAAF